A region of the Sinorhizobium arboris LMG 14919 genome:
GTTGTCCGCTACAACCCTGCTACAGATGAGTTTGGCGTGATTTCAAGCGCTGGGGTCATTCGCACCTATTATAAGCCGGACCCTGCGGTGCACGGGAAGGGAACAAACCTGGATTACTTCAATGGTCAGTAAATTAGCCTTCCCATGCCCTGTTTGTGGCTATCCTCATTTAGATGAACCTCCCTATGACTCCACGGGATGCCCCACCTACAACATTTGCCCGTGCTGCGGAACAGAGTTCGGCTATGACGACGCGAGTGTGTCGCACAATGTCCTGCGAAGTCAGTGGATCAATAGAGGAATGACTTGGTGGAGCAAACATGTTGATCCGCCAAAGGATTGGGATCCCAATACACAGTTAAGTGACGCCGGTTTGACCGAGAAAAAATAAAAAATACTATAAGCTGTCCGTCGGCATTGAGGTACGAGCGATGATGAAAGGGCGTGGCAGGCGACAGGTACTCGAAGAGTTCAAGAAAAAGTTGTTTGGATCAAGTTCTCAACAATCCGGCATCACTGGCCTGATCGTAACCGTTTCGAGGGCGCGCGCCTACAGGGGCAATCGAGTAACGGGAAAGATCGACTACGAGACGCAGGACTTCAAGGTCAAATGGGTGATGAAACCATGATTGTTCAATATACCCGTGAACAAGGATATGAGGGCGAAATAGACCCAAGTTTTACTCTAGGGTCAGAATACCTGGTTCACGGTATTAGTTTCAGCCCTGATGGACGGCCTGCAATGATCGGCGTTCAGAGGGATTCAGATCGCTATCCTGTCTTAGTCGAGCTTGAGTATTTTGATGTGATCAATCCGACTGTTCCGCCAGATTGGTGTTTCTTCGACTTGGGGGGGGGATATTATCGCCTGGAGCCATGCGGGTTCGGAGGTGACTTCTGGCAAGACTTTCACGACGGGGATAGAGCCGCCGAGGCATCTTTTGCAGAGACGATTTCCAAGCTAAATGCCTATCACGAGATTTGAAGTGTCGCCATCTATGGCTTCCTCAACGGCTTGAGCGCCGCCGAGTGGGTCAGGATCCTGCTCTGTCGGGGAAGCAGCGAAAAAACGCGCTCTTCGCCGAATCCCTTGAGCCGCAACGCTGGGCGATCTGGAACGATGCCTCGCTTACGTGGGACGCGAAGTCCGATGCGTTGGAAAAGACCGGCCTCGACATAAACACCATCATCGCGATGGGGATTCCGGGCGGAGTGGCGAAGAATGGGGCGCTTTGGTCGAGCACAATCGATGTGCCGAACTCTGCGATCGGCGTCCGCGGTCGCGCAGGCCCTGCACGTCGAGCGGTGTCGCCGGGAATCCAGATGCGCGGGAACAGGTGGACGTTGCCATCGTCGTCGTCGACCGCCATGACCAGCGCTGACAGGTCGGTGCGGGCCGACAGGTCGAGCCCGCCATAGACCGGCCTGCCATCGTAGAGCAGCCCGTCGCAAAGCGGCCTGTTGCCAGGCCGGCCCCTTGCATCGGTGAAGCGCTCTTTCGCTTACTTGCAGGCCTCGATCTGCTTCAGAGCAGCCGAAATGCCGGACAGTGAGTAGGAGTAAGAGGTTTCCGTACCGCGACGCGATTTCGCGTTGACCGACATGGCCTTGCCGGATTTCATCGCCGCCACCAGCGCCGGCTCTTCGGCGGCATTTTCCACCCAGGCGGAATTGCCCTTGGTGAACATGACGAAGGTCCGGCCGTCGACCACAACGTTCACCTTGGAATTGTCCTGCAGCGGATACCCCATCATCGCCTGCGGCTCATAGCTGATGTTCTGCCCCGGACGCTGCGAAACGAGGAAGAAGATATCGCCGTGATCGACACTGGCCGGGCTCTTTTCCTTCGGCACCGAGAGCACATAGCAGACCTTACCGTTGCCAGCTTGGTAAGAATAGGCGCCCCAGGCGTTGAACTGCTGGATTCGCGTCGGAGATTGAGCGAAAGCCACGCCGGATGCAGCCATTATAAGTGCGAGTGCAGATGCGATCTTTCTTACAAACATGAGTCCCTGCCGCTTGTCTTGCTTACGGTCGCCCGGTACCGCGTCGGTGGGCAACGCATAGTCACGATTTAAGTTTATTTTGACTTAATCCGGGTTACCAAACCGTCAACGATTCGGGAAAGCCGCCCCATTTTGCGCCCTGAAGGCCGGTCATGCGGCACCGAACCCCCTCTTCGATGCGCCTCGAGGTCCATTCGCACGCGGATTGCCGGTCCGGTCGACGTCGATATTGGAGAGCCGCCCCTTGCCTCACTCTATGTCACAAAGAATCGGGCAAGAGTTTGACTTTCCGGGCGGGATTGCGGCAAGACGGCCATAGCAGCCCGCGTTCTGTCAGCACGCAAAGCTCCCGGCAGCGGGGGCAGTCTCACTTGTCGGCGCTGTCTCGCATCACTTCGTCGGCCTTCTGATAATGCCGTTCCTTGATCTGGCCGCTGATTGCGGCAAAAGCGGCAGTCAAAACGGCGATATCGTCGGAGAAGCCGATCATGGCGAGCATGTCGGGCACGAAATCGATCGGCAGGACGAAATAGGCAAGTGCCGCCAGCAGTATGCCGCGCGTGCGCGTCGGCGTCGCCGGGTCCACGGCGCAATAATAGGCGGCGACGAGGTCGCGGCTGAAGGGAATCTGCCGGGCCGCGCGGCGGAAAGTCGGCCAGAACCGTCGGCGCACCTTGTGTTCTCTGCGCTCCTGTTCGGATTCCTCGCCGGGGAGGAGAATTTCACCGATCTTGATATCGTCCATCGCGTCGATTCCGGTCGTTCAAGGTGCCGCAGGGATTTGCGCGCCACACGCGGGCTACCGCAGCCTGATATGGGAATGGCGGCCCCTATTTCAAATGGTCGGGCATGCGGCACTTATTTCATATGGTCGGGCATGCGGCCCTCGGCCGCCTGGTCCATCTTTGCCGCCAATTTGAAATCGAGCTCGGTCAGCCCTTCCGCGTCGTGGGTCGAGAGCGTCACGTCCACCCTGTTGTAGACGTTGAACCATTCCGGATGATGATTGAGCTTTTCGGCGGCGAAAGCGCATTGAGTCATGAAAGAGAAGGCCTCGGCGAAAGTCTTGAACCGGAAGGCCTTCCATATCGAGCCGCCGTCCTCGGCAAGGACCCAGCCTTCCATCTTGTGCAACTGCTCGGCGATGGCCGCCGCGTCCAACTTTTCCGGCCGCATGCTGTTCCTCCTTGCTGCATCCTGTGCTTAACAACGAACTTGCCCGCGACAATGTTCACGCGCAATCCCGCCGCAACGCCGGCAAGGCTAACTGGATACCATGAAACCGGTCGGAATTCTTTTCGTTTGTCTCGGCAATATCTGCCGCTCGCCTTTGGCGGAGGGCATCATGCGCGACATCGCCAAGCGCCGGAGCCATGCCGCCTCGATCTCGGTCGATTCCGCCGGCATAGGCGGCTGGCATGTCGGCGCCCCGCCGGACCGGCGGTCGATCGCGGTCGCAAAGGCGCACGGCATCGACCTGACCGGCTTGCGCGGCCGCAAGATCGCCGCCGCGGATTTTACCGCTTTCGACCTCATCCTCTGTATGGACAAAAGCAATCTGCGGGATTTGCGCCTGCTGGCGCCGGCCGCGACGGCGCACAAGGTGCATCTCTTCCAGACCTTTGCCGCGGGACGGGACGAGGACGTTCCGGATCCCTATTATGAGCCGGCGGAAGCCTTCGAAGCGCTTTACCAGACGCTCGAAGCGGGATGCTCCTCGTTGCTCGCGAGGTTCGAACGCTCTTCGTGAAGCGGGAAGACCTCTTCGGTGAGATACGGGCCGCCGCCGACCGAATCGCGTGACGACAGGAGCACGAAACGGGAAACGGTAAAGGGAGCGGTGACGAAATTGCCGCGTCCGGAGAGATATTCGACGACGTCCTCGACGCGCGAGGAGCGCAGGCGTGCCAGCGTCACATGCGGGGTGAATTTCCGCGGATCCGGGGACAGGCCGATACGCTGGCAGATGCGCTCGATTTCCGCCTGCAGGGCGAACATTTCGGGAGTGTTGCTGACGCCCGCCCAGACGGAATGCGGCTTCTTGGAGCCGAAGGCGCCGGTTCCCGACAGCTGCAGCTGGAATTCGGGCCGTTCGATACGATCAAGTCTGTCTATGATCTCGTCGGCGGTACGCCAGTCGACGTCGCCTATGAAGCGGAGCGTGATGTGATAGTTCTCCACATCGATCCAGCGAGCTCCGGGAAGACCTCCGCGCAGCAGAGAAAGACTCATTGCTGCATTGCGCGGAATTTCGAGGGCGGTGAATAGTCTCGGCATGGCGAGCTCCCCGAATCTCTTGTGCGATGCTTCAGCGAATCACGCATCGCACCTGCACGCAACCATTATTTGTCCCGTCGGAACGTTAACTTTCTCTTAACTGTGGATGTCCGCCAGGCGCGGTGTCACTCTCCTTCCTGAAGTGAGCGGACGAAGGCTTCGGCGGTTGGCAGGAAACGCTCGACCATGACGCCGATACCGTCGCCGTTCGGGTGCATTCCGTCCTCGAGCTTCAGTCTCGCCTCGGTGACGATGCCGTCGAGGAAGAACGGATAGAAAACGGTCTCATGCGCCTTGGCGAGCTCGGGATAGATGGGATTGAAGCGCTCGGCATATTCCGGCCCCATGTTCGGCGGCGCCATCATCCCCGCGAGCAAAACGGCAATACCGCGTTGCTTGAGCCGCACGACCATCGCTTCGAGGTTCTTGCGCGTTTCCTCCGGCGGAATGCCGCGCAGCGCGTCATTGGCGCCGAGTTCGAGGATGACGCCGTCGGTTCCGTCCGGGACCGACCAGTCGATACGGGCGAGGCCGCCGGAGGTCGTGTCGCCCGAAACGCCGGCATTGGCGATCGTGACGTCGATCCCTTTGTCCTTCAGCGCCTTTTCGAGGCGGGCGGGGAAGGCATCTTCTGGGGGAAGCTGATAGCCAGCCATCAGGCTGTCGCCGAAGCCGACGAGGTTCACGGGCTCGGCGCGAGCCGCCGCCGATAACACAATTGTCATTGTCAGGCCGAATAAAAAGGGCAGAAAGTCTTTCAATGCCATCGGTTCGTTCCTAAATCGGCGGGCAATTGTTTCGTGATCCGTATCAGTTTTCATATAGGGCTCTTTCGCGTGGCAAAAACCATCATCGAGTTGAAAAATGCGGATCTGACGCTGGGCGAGGCCGCGGCATCCGTGCATGTGCTGAAGGGTGTGAGCCTCGCGATCAAGGCCGGCGAATCGGTCGGCATCGTCGGCCCCTCGGGTTCGGGAAAATCGACGCTGCTCATGGTCATGGCCGGGCTGGAGCAGCTCGATCGCGGCGAAATCATCATTGACGGTACGGCCCTCCACGGCCTCAGCGAGGATGCCGTCGCAGATTTCCGGGGCCGCAATATCGGCATCGTCTTCCAATCCTTTCATCTCATCCCCAACATGACCGCGCTCGAGAACGTCGCGGTGCCGCTCGAGCTTGCGAATGTCCGCAATGCGTTCGACATCGCACGCAAGGAGCTGATCGCGGTCGGGCTCGGGGAACGCCTGACGCATTACCCCGGACAGCTTTCCGGCGGCGAGCAGCAGCGCGTGGCGATCGCCCGGGCGCTCGCACCCTCTCCGAAGCTCCTGATCGCCGACGAGCCGACGGGCAATCTCGACGCCGAAACCGGGCGGCAGATCGCCGACCTCCTCTTCGCCGAACAGCGCGAGCGCGGCATGACTCTGGTTCTCGTCACGCATGATGCGGCGCTCGCCGGGCGCTGCGACAGGCAGGTGCGCGTCCGCTCGGGTGAAGTCGTCTCCGAGGCGGAAAGGCTTTCGGCGTCGGCCCGGCAGGGAGCCGTGTCCGCATGAGCGCGGCAGTTGCCGCCCGGCGGCTTCGCCCCATGCTTGCCCTGCGTCTGGCGCTTAGGGAAATGCGCGGAGGCCTGCGGGGTTTTTATATTTTTCTCGCCTGCATCGCCCTTGGCACGGCCGCGATCGCCGGCGTCAACTCGCTGTCGCAGTCGATCAGCGGAACGATCGCCTCCCAAGGCCAGGAACTGCTCGCAGCCGACATCCGCTTCGAGCTCAACAATCGGGTGGCAAGTGCGGACGAACGCGCCTTCCTCCAAGGCCTCGGCGATGTTTCGGTGTCTGCGGGTCTGCGCTCCATGGCGCGGCTCCCGGACGGCTCCAACCAGGCGCTGGTGGAGCTCAAGGCCGTGGACGGAGCCTATCCGCTCTACGGCAAGTTCGAAAGCGAGCCGGCAAGGCCGCTCGCTGAATTGCTGGCGAAAGACGGGGAGGTATTCGGCGCAGTCGCTGCGCCGTTGCTCCTCGATCGCCTCGGTATCTCGCCGGGCGCGGAACTTCTCATCGGCAATGCGCGGGTCCGGATCAGCGCCACGCTGGTAAGCGAGCCCGATGCGCTTTCCGACGGCTTCGGTTTCGCGCCGCGGCTGATGATTTCCTCCGACGCACTTGCCGCTGCGGGGCTTGTGCAGACCGGCAGCCTCGTCGAACACACCTACAAGGTCCGCCTGGCCGATCCCGCAGACGTGCCGCTCATTCGCGTGCAGGCGGAGACGCGCTTTCCCTCCGCCGGCTGGTCCATTCGCACCAGCGGCAATGCCGCGCCGTCGCTCAACGCAAACATCACCCGTTTCTCCCAGTTCCTGACGCTCGTCGGGCTCACGGCACTGATCGTCGGCGGCGTCGGGGTCGCCAATGCCGTGCGTTCCTATCTCGACGGCAAACGCAGCGTCATCGCCACTTTCAAATGCCTCGGCGCTCCGGCATCGCTGGTCGCGGTGATCTATCTTGCGCAGATCCTGATGATCGCCCTCTTCGGCATCGCGATCGGCCTCGTACTCGGCGCTCTCATCCCTTTCGTGGCGGCACAGTTCCTCGCCGGCGTGCTGCCGGTCTCCACCGCATTCGAGCTCTATCCCTCCGCCTTGGGCCTTGCCGCGCTTTTCGGCCTCCTGACCGCGCTGACCTTCGCCATACTGCCGCTCGGGCGGGCGCGCCGGGTGCCGGCGACCGCGCTTTTCCGGCAGCAGGGTTTCGAACCGACGGGCTTTCCTGCCCTGCCCTATCTTGCCGGAGCCTTCGTCTGCCTGGCGGCACTTGCCGGGCTCGCGGTCTGGACCGCCTATGACCGTTACGTTTCGCTGATCTTCCTTGGCGCGATCGCCTTTGCCTTCATCGTGCTGCGCGGCGTTTCGCTCGTCATATCCTGGCTCGCGCGGCGCAGCCCGCGCGTCCACTCGCCGGCGCTGAGATTGGCGATCGGCAACATACACCGGCCAGGTGCGCTGACGCCGTCGGTGGTGCTCTCGCTCGGCCTTGGCCTCGCCCTCCTGGTGACGCTGGCGCTGATCGACGGCAATCTGCGGCGCGAGCTCACCGGCGACATGGCAGAACGCGCTCCCAACTTCTTCTTCGTCGACATCCAGAGCAACGAAATCGAAGGCTTCCGCGCCCTGCTCGCGGGAGCGATGCCGGAAGGCAAGATCATCGAAGTGCCTATGCTGCGCGGGCGCATCGTCGCGCTCAACGGCGAGGATGTGAACAGGCGCAACGTTCCTCCCGGCGGTCAATGGGTGCTGCGCGGCGACCGCGGCATCACCTATGCCAGGAACAGGCCCGAAAACTCGAAACTCACCGAAGGCAGCTGGTGGCCGGAAGACTATGGCGGCGAGCCGCTCGTCTCCTTTTCGGCG
Encoded here:
- a CDS encoding invasion associated locus B family protein, which produces MFVRKIASALALIMAASGVAFAQSPTRIQQFNAWGAYSYQAGNGKVCYVLSVPKEKSPASVDHGDIFFLVSQRPGQNISYEPQAMMGYPLQDNSKVNVVVDGRTFVMFTKGNSAWVENAAEEPALVAAMKSGKAMSVNAKSRRGTETSYSYSLSGISAALKQIEACK
- a CDS encoding YkvA family protein, with the protein product MDDIKIGEILLPGEESEQERREHKVRRRFWPTFRRAARQIPFSRDLVAAYYCAVDPATPTRTRGILLAALAYFVLPIDFVPDMLAMIGFSDDIAVLTAAFAAISGQIKERHYQKADEVMRDSADK
- a CDS encoding 4a-hydroxytetrahydrobiopterin dehydratase, with the protein product MRPEKLDAAAIAEQLHKMEGWVLAEDGGSIWKAFRFKTFAEAFSFMTQCAFAAEKLNHHPEWFNVYNRVDVTLSTHDAEGLTELDFKLAAKMDQAAEGRMPDHMK
- a CDS encoding low molecular weight protein-tyrosine-phosphatase, with protein sequence MKPVGILFVCLGNICRSPLAEGIMRDIAKRRSHAASISVDSAGIGGWHVGAPPDRRSIAVAKAHGIDLTGLRGRKIAAADFTAFDLILCMDKSNLRDLRLLAPAATAHKVHLFQTFAAGRDEDVPDPYYEPAEAFEALYQTLEAGCSSLLARFERSS
- the thpR gene encoding RNA 2',3'-cyclic phosphodiesterase, producing the protein MPRLFTALEIPRNAAMSLSLLRGGLPGARWIDVENYHITLRFIGDVDWRTADEIIDRLDRIERPEFQLQLSGTGAFGSKKPHSVWAGVSNTPEMFALQAEIERICQRIGLSPDPRKFTPHVTLARLRSSRVEDVVEYLSGRGNFVTAPFTVSRFVLLSSRDSVGGGPYLTEEVFPLHEERSNLASNEEHPASSVW
- a CDS encoding arylesterase; protein product: MALKDFLPFLFGLTMTIVLSAAARAEPVNLVGFGDSLMAGYQLPPEDAFPARLEKALKDKGIDVTIANAGVSGDTTSGGLARIDWSVPDGTDGVILELGANDALRGIPPEETRKNLEAMVVRLKQRGIAVLLAGMMAPPNMGPEYAERFNPIYPELAKAHETVFYPFFLDGIVTEARLKLEDGMHPNGDGIGVMVERFLPTAEAFVRSLQEGE
- a CDS encoding ABC transporter ATP-binding protein, giving the protein MAKTIIELKNADLTLGEAAASVHVLKGVSLAIKAGESVGIVGPSGSGKSTLLMVMAGLEQLDRGEIIIDGTALHGLSEDAVADFRGRNIGIVFQSFHLIPNMTALENVAVPLELANVRNAFDIARKELIAVGLGERLTHYPGQLSGGEQQRVAIARALAPSPKLLIADEPTGNLDAETGRQIADLLFAEQRERGMTLVLVTHDAALAGRCDRQVRVRSGEVVSEAERLSASARQGAVSA
- a CDS encoding ABC transporter permease, with product MSAAVAARRLRPMLALRLALREMRGGLRGFYIFLACIALGTAAIAGVNSLSQSISGTIASQGQELLAADIRFELNNRVASADERAFLQGLGDVSVSAGLRSMARLPDGSNQALVELKAVDGAYPLYGKFESEPARPLAELLAKDGEVFGAVAAPLLLDRLGISPGAELLIGNARVRISATLVSEPDALSDGFGFAPRLMISSDALAAAGLVQTGSLVEHTYKVRLADPADVPLIRVQAETRFPSAGWSIRTSGNAAPSLNANITRFSQFLTLVGLTALIVGGVGVANAVRSYLDGKRSVIATFKCLGAPASLVAVIYLAQILMIALFGIAIGLVLGALIPFVAAQFLAGVLPVSTAFELYPSALGLAALFGLLTALTFAILPLGRARRVPATALFRQQGFEPTGFPALPYLAGAFVCLAALAGLAVWTAYDRYVSLIFLGAIAFAFIVLRGVSLVISWLARRSPRVHSPALRLAIGNIHRPGALTPSVVLSLGLGLALLVTLALIDGNLRRELTGDMAERAPNFFFVDIQSNEIEGFRALLAGAMPEGKIIEVPMLRGRIVALNGEDVNRRNVPPGGQWVLRGDRGITYARNRPENSKLTEGSWWPEDYGGEPLVSFSAEEARELGLKLGDTVTVNVLGRNVTARIANFREVEWESLSINFVMVFSPNTFAGAPHAWLATIIDPGASAAEEASVLKAVTNAYPTITSVRVKDALDIVNTLLGQLATAVRAAAAVALVASILVLAGALAAGNRARIHDAVVLKTLGATRATLIRAFSYEYVILGLATAAFALFAGGVSAWFVVSRIMTLPSSFLPDVAVATIVLALVVTVGIGLAGTWRVLGQKAAPVLREL